ctctatccaaccatgtcacatggcatcccgaccatccagacctcagttcctccctgaacttagtcatggtccacatcccgaccatccagaccttagctcctccctgaacctagtcatggtcctcgccattgaccacagttgacctcaagtcacctgcacacatagagacaaactAACTGCTTccgggcacagatatcgcaacctgacccacattagtcacacacactcacaccaacactaTAACCGTTTCCTAAAcaaattctatcaatttacaagccaattgttcatcacaaaatgttgatcatgactatgatcttacacaGTACCCCTTCAAGACAATCTCCCTTCGTGTCGATTCGTAGGAATCCCAATGGCATTAGCATCCTTTACGTAATCCATACAACATTCAACTACCTCTTCAGTTGTGTATCCCTCTATCATTGATCCTTTGGGGTGAGCACGATTGCGTACATAGCCTTTGAGGATTGACATGTAACGCTCGTATGCCCACATCTGATGTAAGTATAAGGGACCAAGTTCAATAATCTGAGGAACGATGTGAACGATCAAATGCTCCATCATATCTAAATATGATGGTGGAAATACATCTCGAGCTGGCAGATAGTCTCGACTGCAAAAGTCTAAAGGGGACCTAATTCCAGAGGATCAAATACCTTATGTGAAATTCGGTTGAAAAAGTAGCACAACTTTGTTATGACCACCTTGGTATGGACAGGCTTGACTGCCCTTATTGCAATTGGTAGGAATACCATTAGCAGCCTATGGCAGTCATGTGCATTGTATCCGGAAATGGTCAAATCCTTCACAGAGACAAGCTTCCTGATATTCGATGAGAAACCAGTAGGCACTCTAACCCCTGTAAACATTTACAGAATGCTTCTTTCTCTTCCAGTGTCAAGGAGTAACAAGCAGGAGGAATCTCAATCTTTCCATTTGGAAGCATTACTGGGTGAAGGTCATGCCTTATGTCCAAATCTGCAAGGTCGTTACGTGACTTCAGTCCATCCTTCGTCTTGCTTGGGATGTCTAGCAAGATGCCAATGTTGCTGTCAAACATGTTCTTCTCGAGGTCCATAACATCAATTGCATGACGAATCTCTAGGTCCTTCCAGTAATCTAAGTATCTGAAGAAAATTTAGTGCTTCTTGAATGGCAACGTAGTATCTTTGTCACCATCACCTTTCTTCCTCTTAACcgtctttttctttcctttgccATATACAACCTTAATCTTCTTTGTTATCTCATACACGTATGTACCACTTCGTGTTTTGGGAGCAGTGTCGTTCTCCACTGTATTATCGAACAATCTTTTCATCTTACGGTACTTGTGTTTTTGTGGCAAGAACCGTCGATGTCGCATATACACTGTCTTCATAGACGACATAAGGTATTTGTACGAAGTTTTATCCAAACATATGAGACATCCAGTCTTTCCTTTAATCTGCCCAGATAATGAAAAGTTTGCAGGTAGATCATTGATGGTAACGAATATGATCACATGTAGAGTAAAGTGCTCCCGCTTAAACTCATCCCACAGTCGTAACCTATCTTTCCGAACCTCCTCCATGTCCTCCATCAAAGGCTCAAGAAAAACATCTATGTCAATTCCTGGTTGCTTTGGGCCTTGTATGAGGATAGTGAGAAGAATGTACTTTCGTTTCTGACATATCCATGTTGGAAGATTACACATTGTGAGAAGGACTGGCCATGTGCTGTGTGAGCTGCTTAAATCACCAAACGGGTTCATTCCGTCAGTGCTCAATCTGAACCTTACATTCTTGGGATCATTACCAAATTCTGGGTGCTTTGCATCAAATGTCTTTTATTGGCGAGTGTCGGCGGGATGTCGAATCATACCATCTGTCTTCCGGCTCTCTTGATGCCATCTCATCAACTCAGCATCAGTCGGGTTGGAGTCCAAATGCTTCAGGCGGTCCTTAATAGGTAAGTACCACATCAACATTGAGGGAATCTTTCTACGCTTACCCTTATTAGAATCTGTATTGATACACTCTGTATCAACGGGCTCATTTCCTGTTTTGTACTGACTTGTGCCACACGTTGGGCAACTTTCCAAGTCTGCATATTCTTTGCGATATAGAATGCAATGATTCTTGCAAGCATGAATCTTTTCAACACCAAGAGATAAAGGACAAATGAGTTTCTTCGCGTGATACGTATTCGATGGTATAAAGTTAGGCTTAGGAATCAATACACGCAACAAACTCATGAGATCATTGAAACTTGTGTCGGACCACCCATGCTTAGCTTTCAATCTCAAAAGCTCAAGCACTGAACGCAACACTGTGAAATCCTTATCACATCCCTTCGTTTCCTCATAGAGAAGATCTTTCGCTGCCTCCAACCCTCGTGATCTACCAGTTAGCACCTCTGGTTCAACATGGCGTAGCATATCCTCTAAATCAAAACCACAATCGGAATCTTCATTATCAGTGCAAACATCTTCCTCCATTCTTTCATGGCACATGTCTTCGATTATGAAATTCTCTGCCTCAttcatatagaaatttaacTCTTCATCACCAGCTTGGGGATCAATCACTTCCCCGTGATAGGTCCAAACTTTGTAATTGCCGGTGAATCCGTACTCTATTATGTGGCCGAATATTTTACCAggattaagaaataatttttgattATTGTAATGATGACATGGACAAAAGATTTTGGTCATATTCTCCCTCAATACATGCGACTTAGCCTgatcaataaatttagatgCTTCCTTCATAAATATCGGTTGGGTAATTCGCATGTCGTACATCCATGATGATCGAtccatctatttatattaagaCAAcgaactataaataaaaataaaagtaatagACAGTAGACATTTCTTACAATCTGATTTAAATACAGTTATCCCTAGAAAAAACCACAACAATTCATGTAACTAGTATTTACATGTGTTTACAAGCAAATTTTGaccatcaaaatatatatttgcaagctagattttgcaaaagctAGCTATAACAAACCttgtcaaaatattaaaaaaatctcaagtTTCCACCAACGTGATTTAACAAAAATGGAGCCAAATGAAGGACAAGATAGAGTTCTTCACCTTTCGTAGAGACGATCGAtccatctatttatattaagaCAAAAATCTACagatacaaaaaatatacagcAGGTATTCCATACAATTATTTAAATGCAATTATCcttaaaaaacaacaacaatacaTGTAACTACTATGTACGCGTGTTTACATGCAAAATTTAcccatcaaaacatatatttgaaagctaaattttgcaaaaactagCTAGAACAACCTTGtcaaactatttaaaaaaactccagTTTTCACCAACGAGATTTAACAAAAATGGAGCCAAATGAAAGAGGAGATAGAGTTCTTCACCTTTCGTATAGAGCTTAAGCAAAAATTTCGAGTTGAAAACCTCCCCCCCTATTTTTTGCTTGCttcaagagagagaaaacctCGTTCTCAAATGCAATAGTTCGGGCTTCGGCGAGGCCCAATGAGCATATATGGCCGATCATCGCATACGGCTACTTAAGCTAGCCGCATGCGAAAATACATTAACACATTCGGCTGCCTAAGAGAGCCGCATGCGATAATGTGGGCATTTTCGCAGGCGGTGTCTTAAGTAGCCACATGTGATAATGCATGTGGGCTCTTAAGCCGCCCACCTGCGAAAATGCCCACATTATCGTATGCGGCTCTCTTAAGCAGCCGTAtgtgttaatatattttcgcATGCGGCTTGTCAGCCCACCCCCGTGGGGGCGATTTTTCCAAGCGCTGCCACAAGCCGCCCGCATGTAACCTACTGACCCCCTCGTACAGAAAAATGCTTTCTGTAGTAGTGTTTACCCAGGTTCATGCTCTCGatgtggcgagataataccttactcttGCTTGGCGATCGTACTGCGTAGATGAATCTCTGTTGCCCTCAAGGCTACGGATATGATAGAATCCTAATCTAACGAGACTAAGATATCTCCCAATTCGGTTACGGCTCAGGTCCGAAGTACACGACATGAATCCGGCACATACCAGACTCCTAGccgataccatacagatatattctccttctTATTTGGTACCCtattgaccgtacgtattcgTGTAGTCTCCGGATAGCCCCGGTTTAGGTATCCCACATATGGCTTAATTTATacccttgatgtatcatcctaaGGCTAAAACAATTGAGATGATATGGCTtaatttacactcttgatgtatcatcctaaggctaaaacaattgaggtgatgtgacttcatgagagaagagagaatgacattaactttatagaaagtagggctaaaaacaattgagatgatgtTGCTTAATTTACAGTCTGGTATATTATCCTAagactaaaaacaattgaggtgatgtggcgttatgagagaagagagattggcattaactttatagaaagtAGGGATATGTTGACATCGATAGATACATTGATCTAGTAAGTTCATATATGTGGTGGCCCATATACTCAACTGTTTGGGCTTTAAAGATTTCATTTATACTTTAATACAAATAATCAATGGTTATGATATCTCGATTCATCTATTCAATTTCTAGATGTTTGTGATTACCGTGGGAGCTCCTGGAAAGTGCCCAATTAGTACAGAGAGGTATAGATAGATATGGGCCTTAGCCCAATATTAAGTTCAACAACCCTCTGCCAAATCTAAAATCCCACATAGATTtgtcttttgcttttttttttgcataccACCGGTTCGATGGAGATCGGTTAAGGTTGAACATCATCTAAAACTCCAAGCTACTCTTACTCACAACTTGAATAATGGACTAAGCCTTGAATTAAAAGTGTTGCATAAGAAAGTTTCACTTAGCCTTATTTGATACTAGGCAGTCATTAGACTACCTCTCAGGTGGAGCGTATAAGTCATACTCTAAAGTCTTTCATTAGGCCTAACAAAAAAGCTCGAAGCTCAGTGCGTTGCTCGAGCTCGGCCTATCTCAAGCTCGattcgagctcggctcgagctCCTAAAGAGCTGAGCCTGATCCTAATTCAAAGCTCGCGAGTTTCTTGAGCCGAGCTCAAGCTTACATATAtatggtatttttattttttatttgatgagaTATTAGATtaagaatatattatatattaaaatgataaattaagatGTATtggtattatatattaattttaaatcttatttataatttatttaatattattgacataaaattattgtttttatcaaaaaatatcatcaaaacAAACTATATCATATTCTCTAACCAAGCTCGAGCCAAGTTCACAAGCCTAACTGAGCTCGAGTCGAGCCTGCCTAAGAGCTCGAATGCTTGGTATTGTCTTCACATTAGGCTCGATTCGAGCTTATGTCGACCTCGAGCCTAGATAGGTAAGCTCACTCAAGCTCGGCTCATTGACAACCCTATCTTTCATAAGTTTTCTAGGAAATTCATCCAAAATCTCCATAGACCGTGACTAACAGTCAAACACATATAGGTGTATTCTTTTAAGGATGCTCTATAGAACACTACCTTTGCTATTtaaaaccaacaaaatatattaagtcAATTGCCAACCTGCCTTACAACTTAAGAGAGTATAGGCATCTTCACCAAGAGAGGGTTTTTAGAAAGGTACTCTACTCCTGTTAACTAAAGGCTTATCTTTCCTAGGTCGTAATCGGTTGGGATACAACTAAAGTATAACTCACATGGGTTCCATACTTATCTCCTTCAATGCATTGTCTATCACACTCCGTGATAGTCCCTTCTTGAAGGTATCTTCCAAGTTTCTATCTGTTTGGATGTAAACCAATATTATAAGAGTTTCCTAATTTTCTGATAGACTTCAATTGTCTAGATAATTTCATGTTATCGTTAGAACTATTTACCTTAACATTTGCCGTTTGATTGTGAGAATTCATAAGAATAACCAGCACTAGTTTTTCAACCATAGGCAGATCCATCAGTAGGTCATGTAGCAAATCTGCCTTAACTAGTGCTGTAAGCTCTGCTTTCATAGTTGACCTTGTTAAAATGGTCTGTTTGCAAGCCCTCCATGAAACACCACCACCATGTAGTGTGATTGTGAAGACATATTCACTAGTGGCTTTGATCTCATAAACATCATACATCTAGTACTGCAGGGTACATGGTATACTGAAGCCCCGAGTTCGCCGTACGTTTTAGATAGAACATAAGTGAGCCACTGATTTGGGAGTAATATTCCAATTGAGGTTCATAG
This is a stretch of genomic DNA from Oryza brachyantha chromosome 1, ObraRS2, whole genome shotgun sequence. It encodes these proteins:
- the LOC121053294 gene encoding uncharacterized protein LOC121053294, translating into MCHERMEEDVCTDNEDSDCGFDLEDMLRHVEPEVLTGRSRGLEAAKDLLYEETKGCDKDFTVLRSVLELLRLKAKHGWSDTSFNDLMSLLRVLIPKPNFIPSNTYHAKKLICPLSLGVEKIHACKNHCILYRKEYADLESCPTCGTSQYKTGNEPVDTECINTDSNKGKRRKIPSMLMWYLPIKDRLKHLDSNPTDAELMRWHQESRKTDGPKQPGIDIDVFLEPLMEDMEEVRKDRLRLWDEFKREHFTLHVIIFVTINDLPANFSLSGQIKGKTGCLICLDKTSYKYLMSSMKTVYMRHRRFLPQKHKYRKMKRLFDNTVENDTAPKTRSGTYVYEITKKIKVVYGKGKKKTVKRKKDYWKDLEIRHAIDVMDLEKNMFDSNIGILLDIPSKTKDGLKSRNDLADLDIRHDLHPVMLPNGKIEIPPACYSLTLEEKEAFCKCLQGLECLLVSHRISGSLSL